The following coding sequences lie in one Komagataeibacter sucrofermentans DSM 15973 genomic window:
- a CDS encoding class II 3-deoxy-7-phosphoheptulonate synthase, with amino-acid sequence MSATHSHNSSSRQAWTPESWRSFPARQMPRYPDETALSGVEARLRRYPPLVFAGEARRLRAHLAKAATGQAFVLQGGACAESFSEFTADIVRDTFRVLLQMAVVLTFGAKVPVIKIGRMAGQYAKPRSSDTETKDGVTLPSYRGDIINGSDFTEAARIPDPKRMETGYFQSVGTMNLLRAFASGGYANLHEVHRWNLGFVERSPLAQRYGELAGRIGETLDFMAACGLNATTTPQIDETEFYTSHEALLLPYEQALTRIDSTSGEWYDCSAHFVWIGDRTRQPDGAHVEFLRGVRNPIGIKVGPTTTIEDLEQLLDILNPSDEAGRISLISRMGAGKVRDHLPPLLEKVMATGRTVTWLCDPMHGNTSSTSTGVKTRSFDAILSEIHGFFDVFEAAGASPGGVHFEMTGQNVTECIGGAHRLTEDDLGERYETFCDPRLNAEQSLEMAFRLSEELKTRMHRMAGGAR; translated from the coding sequence ATGAGTGCGACGCACAGCCACAACAGTTCTTCCCGGCAGGCCTGGACGCCGGAGAGCTGGCGGTCGTTTCCCGCGCGGCAGATGCCGCGATACCCCGACGAGACAGCCCTGAGCGGCGTGGAGGCCCGCCTGCGCCGCTACCCGCCGCTGGTCTTTGCCGGTGAGGCCCGCCGCCTGCGCGCCCACCTGGCCAAGGCCGCCACGGGGCAGGCCTTCGTGCTGCAGGGTGGGGCGTGTGCCGAAAGCTTCAGCGAATTCACCGCCGATATCGTGCGCGACACCTTCCGCGTGCTGCTGCAGATGGCGGTGGTGCTGACCTTTGGCGCCAAGGTGCCGGTCATCAAGATCGGGCGCATGGCGGGCCAGTACGCCAAGCCGCGCTCATCGGATACCGAGACGAAGGACGGCGTGACCCTGCCGTCCTATCGCGGTGACATCATCAACGGCTCCGACTTTACCGAAGCCGCGCGCATTCCTGACCCGAAGCGCATGGAAACCGGCTACTTCCAGTCGGTTGGCACCATGAACCTGCTGCGCGCATTCGCCAGCGGCGGTTATGCCAACCTGCATGAGGTGCATCGCTGGAACCTCGGCTTTGTCGAGCGCTCGCCGCTGGCGCAGCGTTATGGCGAACTGGCCGGGCGCATTGGCGAGACGCTGGACTTCATGGCGGCGTGCGGCCTGAACGCCACCACCACGCCCCAGATCGACGAGACCGAGTTCTACACCTCGCACGAGGCCCTGCTGCTGCCCTACGAGCAGGCGCTGACCCGCATCGATTCGACATCGGGCGAATGGTATGACTGCTCGGCCCATTTCGTATGGATCGGTGATCGCACCCGCCAGCCCGATGGCGCGCATGTCGAGTTCCTGCGTGGCGTGCGCAACCCCATCGGCATCAAGGTTGGCCCCACCACCACCATCGAGGACCTCGAGCAGCTGCTCGACATTCTCAACCCCTCGGATGAAGCCGGGCGCATCTCGCTCATCTCGCGCATGGGGGCGGGCAAGGTGCGCGATCACCTGCCGCCGTTGCTCGAGAAAGTGATGGCCACGGGTCGCACCGTCACGTGGCTGTGTGACCCCATGCACGGTAACACCAGTTCGACCTCGACAGGCGTCAAGACCCGCTCGTTCGATGCCATCCTGTCCGAGATCCACGGCTTCTTTGATGTGTTCGAGGCCGCGGGCGCCAGCCCCGGCGGCGTGCATTTTGAAATGACGGGCCAGAACGTGACCGAATGCATCGGTGGCGCCCATCGCCTGACGGAAGATGATCTGGGCGAGCGCTATGAAACCTTTTGCGATCCGCGCCTGAATGCGGAACAGTCGCTGGAGATGGCATTCCGTCTGTCTGAGGAACTGAAGACGCGGATGCACCGGATGGCTGGCGGGGCACGCTGA
- the gorA gene encoding glutathione-disulfide reductase, translating into MSYDFDLFVIGAGSGGVRCARIAASHGARVAVAESRHWGGTCVNLGCVPKKLMVQASDYGDWVDDSHGFGWNTKRGHNDWAALIAAKDREIARLNGIYVSMLEKAGVALFTGHATIEDAHTLRIDPSPLAPHEAPRRVTAARIVIAVGSTPTLPKLPGVEYAISSDQAFHLEERPARVCLVGGGYIGVEFAGIFRGLGSSVDLVYRQNLPLRGFDADLRHALHDAIDLRGIRQHVAASPTAIEKQADGSFVVHLDNGTRIETDCVFFATGRHPKITGLGLTQLGVAMEENGRIIVDDKSETTVPGIYAIGDVTNRLNLTPVAIAEGHNLADRLFGKAPPREWCYATTPKAVFFTPTLSSVGLTEAEAAKEGDVDVYVSRFRPMRNTLSGRAQRTLMKLVVDQASQVVVGAHMLGDDAPEIMQGLAVAVTARLKKTDWDRTIGIHPTAAEEFVTMRTRTRVTPRSAG; encoded by the coding sequence ATGAGTTATGATTTTGATCTGTTTGTCATTGGCGCGGGTTCCGGTGGCGTGCGCTGCGCGCGCATTGCCGCCAGCCACGGAGCACGGGTTGCCGTAGCCGAAAGCCGCCACTGGGGCGGCACCTGCGTCAATCTGGGCTGCGTGCCCAAGAAGCTGATGGTGCAGGCCAGCGATTATGGCGACTGGGTGGATGACAGCCACGGCTTTGGCTGGAACACGAAGCGTGGCCACAATGACTGGGCCGCCCTGATCGCCGCCAAGGACCGCGAGATCGCACGGCTGAACGGCATCTATGTCTCGATGCTGGAAAAGGCTGGCGTGGCCCTGTTCACCGGCCACGCCACCATCGAGGACGCGCACACCCTGCGCATCGATCCCTCGCCACTCGCGCCCCATGAAGCCCCGCGCCGCGTCACCGCCGCGCGCATTGTCATTGCAGTCGGCTCCACGCCCACCCTGCCCAAATTGCCGGGGGTGGAATACGCCATCTCGTCCGATCAGGCCTTCCACCTTGAAGAGCGCCCCGCCCGCGTGTGTCTGGTGGGGGGTGGTTATATTGGCGTGGAGTTCGCCGGTATCTTCCGTGGGTTGGGCTCATCGGTTGATCTGGTCTACCGCCAGAACCTGCCGCTGCGTGGCTTCGATGCCGATCTGCGCCACGCTTTGCATGATGCGATCGACCTGCGTGGCATCCGCCAGCACGTGGCGGCCTCGCCCACCGCGATTGAAAAACAGGCCGATGGCAGCTTCGTGGTGCATCTTGATAATGGCACCCGCATCGAGACCGACTGCGTATTCTTCGCTACCGGCCGCCACCCCAAGATCACCGGGCTGGGGCTTACGCAGCTTGGCGTGGCGATGGAGGAGAACGGGCGCATCATCGTTGATGACAAGAGCGAGACGACGGTGCCCGGCATTTACGCGATAGGCGACGTGACCAACCGCCTCAACCTGACCCCGGTCGCCATTGCCGAGGGCCATAACCTTGCCGACCGCCTGTTTGGCAAGGCGCCCCCGCGCGAATGGTGCTATGCCACCACGCCCAAGGCGGTGTTCTTTACCCCCACCCTGTCCAGCGTTGGCCTGACCGAGGCGGAAGCAGCGAAGGAAGGGGATGTGGATGTGTATGTCAGCCGCTTCCGCCCCATGCGCAACACGCTGAGCGGGCGCGCGCAGCGCACGTTGATGAAGCTGGTGGTCGATCAGGCCAGCCAGGTGGTGGTCGGTGCCCACATGCTGGGTGATGATGCGCCCGAGATCATGCAGGGGCTGGCCGTTGCCGTGACGGCAAGGCTGAAAAAGACCGACTGGGACCGCACGATCGGTATTCACCCCACGGCGGCGGAGGAATTCGTGACCATGCGCACCCGCACGCGGGTTACGCCGCGCAGCGCGGGTTAA
- a CDS encoding ferredoxin--NADP reductase — protein sequence MSDTLIMPTSETMLTGLAPVEGQPGVFHLAEPTKEYGHLNAETVLSVHHWTDRLFTFTTTRDPALRFENGQFTMIGIEVEGKPLLRAYSIASANYEDHLEFLSIAVPDGPLTSRLRHVKVGDKVLIGRKPVGTLLLDNLRPGRNLYFLSTGTGLAPFMSLIKDPECYERYEHVILSHTVRISGELAYANHIRHELPEHEFLGEDVKGKLLYYPAVTREPFAVTDRITKLIETGKIFTDLNIPELDPEHDRVMICGSPEMLADTEKMLQERGFDEGNNSHPGAYVVEKAFAER from the coding sequence ATGTCCGATACGTTGATTATGCCAACCAGTGAGACCATGCTCACCGGCCTCGCCCCGGTCGAGGGGCAGCCCGGCGTGTTCCACCTTGCCGAGCCCACCAAGGAATACGGCCACCTGAATGCCGAGACCGTGCTGTCCGTGCATCACTGGACCGACCGGCTGTTCACCTTCACCACCACGCGCGACCCTGCGCTGCGCTTCGAGAACGGCCAGTTCACGATGATCGGCATCGAGGTCGAGGGCAAGCCGCTGCTGCGCGCCTACAGCATTGCCAGCGCGAATTACGAGGACCACCTCGAATTCCTGTCCATCGCCGTGCCTGATGGCCCGCTCACCTCGCGCCTGCGCCACGTCAAGGTGGGTGACAAGGTGCTGATCGGCCGCAAGCCCGTGGGCACGCTGCTGCTTGATAACCTGCGCCCGGGCCGCAACCTGTATTTCCTGTCCACCGGCACGGGGCTTGCGCCCTTCATGAGCCTGATCAAGGACCCGGAATGCTACGAGCGTTACGAGCACGTGATCCTGAGCCACACGGTGCGCATTTCGGGTGAGCTGGCCTATGCCAACCACATCCGCCACGAACTGCCCGAGCATGAATTCCTGGGCGAGGACGTGAAGGGCAAGCTGCTGTACTACCCGGCTGTTACGCGTGAGCCGTTTGCCGTGACCGACCGCATCACCAAGCTGATCGAGACGGGCAAGATCTTCACCGATCTCAACATCCCCGAACTCGACCCCGAGCATGACCGCGTGATGATCTGCGGCTCGCCCGAGATGCTGGCCGATACCGAGAAGATGCTCCAGGAGCGTGGCTTCGACGAGGGCAACAACTCCCACCCCGGCGCTTACGTGGTGGAAAAGGCGTTCGCCGAGCGCTGA
- a CDS encoding helicase-related protein — protein sequence MSSEFSDRDASTAAPAALALDAAIAATGLHVETRERPKLERVIARTLAPGADRVDDATFRAALCTVRRKPWGSRLMDLTRRAGQVWVTRADTEAAAKTVETPEPDDATLLAALTPVLHEKLRAQGDTPQMAVENIRSDLFDGTGRMLSPGELHTLALAVADAFAVADPAAFAASLDAAESSRKDRDARIEDTARARRREEVQRLREWEKSLVPFSDVPGLLRCSQREALRWIAENRLPVARRVPQAGGQERWEFDPTELMALRQNLPEWRREGPESDKRAPLAPDLGNKRVGNAVIAQVAALDRYAAHFRTARALNRRITLVTGPTNSGKSHTALDALARAESGLALAPLRLLAHEFRESLTARGVPTSLATGEERIDVPGSRHLAATVEMCPLNNPVDVAIIDEAQMLTDPDRGAAWTAAIMGAPARHLFILGAPDCIPMVRRIAELCGDPVDEIRLERKSPLVAAERAVSLPELQKHDALIAFSRREVLDLRALLLAHGKRVAVVYGALSPEVRRAEAQRFNNGDADILIATDAIGMGLNLTIRRVVFAALRKYDGNQTRDLNPQEVKQIGGRAGRFGKHEQGVVAVLEGVGSPSFIHAMLAAPPQPIEDMRPQVQPDADIVQAVAAEIGSDSLFGVLVRIRRAVLRRDDPNYRLANMEQAFAIATALEGVPDLTLAQRWVYAMCPVDDRDNGIQRLVHWAADHAAGNSVPPPGTGRLPPAERAERTELERAEKRHKRLVAWRWLALRFPEAYVNREDAEETTARLNDWIEDVLRQQSVRARATSASPFRPDSRANPPGRRGANRDGGPPKGKRPHRKRR from the coding sequence ATGAGTTCAGAATTTTCCGATCGCGACGCGTCCACCGCAGCCCCTGCCGCGCTGGCGCTTGATGCGGCCATCGCCGCCACCGGCCTGCATGTTGAAACGCGCGAGCGCCCCAAGCTCGAGCGCGTGATCGCCCGCACGCTCGCCCCCGGCGCTGACCGGGTGGATGACGCAACCTTCCGCGCCGCCCTGTGCACCGTGCGCCGCAAGCCGTGGGGCTCGCGCCTGATGGACCTGACCCGCCGGGCAGGCCAGGTCTGGGTCACCCGCGCGGATACCGAGGCCGCAGCGAAAACGGTCGAGACCCCCGAGCCCGATGACGCCACCCTGCTCGCGGCCCTGACCCCCGTGCTGCACGAGAAACTGCGCGCCCAGGGTGATACCCCGCAGATGGCGGTGGAGAACATCCGCTCCGACCTGTTCGATGGCACGGGGCGCATGCTCTCGCCCGGTGAACTGCACACCCTGGCCCTGGCCGTGGCGGATGCCTTTGCCGTGGCCGACCCCGCAGCGTTTGCCGCCAGCCTCGATGCGGCGGAAAGTAGCCGCAAGGATCGCGATGCCCGCATAGAGGACACGGCGCGTGCCCGCCGGCGCGAGGAAGTGCAGCGCCTGCGCGAGTGGGAAAAGAGCCTTGTGCCCTTCAGCGACGTGCCCGGCCTGCTGCGCTGCTCGCAGCGCGAGGCCCTGCGCTGGATTGCCGAGAACCGCCTGCCCGTCGCCCGCCGCGTACCGCAGGCGGGCGGGCAGGAACGCTGGGAGTTCGACCCCACCGAACTCATGGCCCTGCGCCAGAATCTGCCCGAATGGCGGCGCGAGGGACCGGAAAGCGACAAACGCGCCCCCCTCGCCCCCGATCTGGGCAATAAACGCGTGGGCAATGCCGTGATCGCGCAGGTGGCGGCGCTCGACCGTTACGCAGCCCATTTCCGTACCGCGCGCGCGCTCAACCGCCGCATCACGCTGGTGACCGGGCCGACCAACAGCGGCAAGTCGCACACGGCGCTTGATGCGCTGGCACGCGCCGAGAGCGGGCTGGCGCTGGCGCCGCTGCGCCTGCTGGCCCATGAGTTTCGCGAGTCGCTGACCGCGCGCGGCGTGCCGACCTCGCTCGCCACGGGCGAGGAACGCATTGACGTGCCCGGCAGCCGCCACCTTGCCGCAACGGTCGAGATGTGCCCGCTGAACAACCCGGTCGATGTCGCCATCATCGACGAAGCCCAGATGCTGACCGATCCCGACCGGGGCGCGGCCTGGACGGCGGCAATCATGGGGGCCCCTGCGCGGCACCTGTTCATCCTTGGCGCGCCGGACTGCATCCCCATGGTCCGGCGCATTGCCGAACTGTGCGGCGACCCGGTGGATGAAATCCGCCTTGAGCGCAAAAGCCCGCTGGTTGCCGCCGAACGCGCGGTCAGCCTGCCCGAATTGCAGAAGCATGATGCGCTGATTGCCTTTTCGCGCCGCGAGGTGCTCGACCTGCGCGCCCTGCTGCTCGCCCACGGCAAGCGGGTGGCGGTGGTGTATGGCGCGCTCAGCCCCGAAGTGCGCCGGGCGGAGGCGCAGCGCTTCAATAATGGTGATGCCGATATCCTGATCGCAACCGACGCCATCGGCATGGGGCTGAACCTGACCATCCGCCGCGTGGTGTTTGCAGCCCTGCGCAAATATGACGGCAACCAGACCCGCGACCTCAACCCGCAGGAAGTCAAGCAGATCGGTGGCCGCGCCGGGCGCTTTGGCAAGCATGAACAGGGTGTGGTGGCGGTGCTGGAGGGCGTGGGCAGCCCGTCCTTCATCCATGCCATGCTGGCCGCCCCGCCGCAGCCGATCGAGGACATGCGCCCGCAGGTGCAGCCCGATGCCGACATCGTGCAGGCGGTTGCCGCCGAGATCGGCTCGGACAGCCTGTTCGGCGTGCTGGTGCGCATCCGCCGCGCGGTGCTGCGGCGCGATGACCCCAATTACCGGCTGGCCAACATGGAGCAGGCCTTCGCCATCGCCACAGCACTCGAAGGCGTGCCGGACCTGACACTGGCCCAGCGCTGGGTCTATGCCATGTGCCCCGTCGATGACCGTGATAACGGCATCCAGCGCCTCGTGCACTGGGCGGCGGACCACGCCGCAGGCAACAGCGTGCCGCCGCCGGGCACGGGCCGCCTGCCCCCTGCCGAACGCGCCGAGCGCACGGAGCTTGAACGCGCCGAAAAGCGCCACAAGCGGCTGGTGGCATGGCGGTGGCTGGCCCTGCGCTTCCCCGAGGCCTACGTCAACCGCGAGGATGCGGAGGAAACCACGGCCCGGCTGAATGACTGGATCGAGGACGTGCTGCGCCAGCAGAGCGTGCGCGCACGCGCGACATCCGCCTCACCCTTCCGCCCCGACAGTCGCGCCAACCCGCCGGGCCGCAGGGGGGCCAACCGCGATGGCGGCCCGCCCAAGGGCAAACGCCCGCACCGTAAAAGACGCTGA
- the serS gene encoding serine--tRNA ligase, producing the protein MHDLRALRADPAGFDAALKRRGAPAVADGVLLLDTERRAAETELQELQASRKKISKEIGGLRKSGADTSALEERVAHGKARMEELQTRVDELDSQVRGTLESLPNRLDASVPDGADESANVEVHRNGVVREFSFTPREHFELGEALGLMDFETASRLSGARFVVLRGALARMERALGQFMLDLHTTDNGYEETAVPVLVNNEAMYGTDKLPKFADQSFRTEDGRWLIPTAEVPLTASVSGQILPANVLPRRLVALSSCFRSEAGAAGRDTRGMLRQHQFQKVEMVSITTPEESDAEHERMTRCAEMVLKKLGIPYRRLLLCAGDTGFGAAKTFDLEAWLPGQKAWREISSCSTTRDFQARRMNARYRAADGKPAFVHTLNGSGLAVGRTLIAVMENYQNEDGSITVPEVLRPYMGGIEVIR; encoded by the coding sequence ATGCACGACCTGCGTGCCCTACGCGCCGACCCCGCAGGCTTTGACGCCGCCCTGAAACGGCGCGGGGCGCCCGCCGTGGCTGATGGCGTGCTGCTGCTGGACACGGAGCGCCGCGCCGCCGAGACCGAACTGCAGGAGCTTCAGGCCAGCCGCAAGAAAATCTCCAAAGAGATCGGGGGTTTACGCAAATCCGGCGCGGATACTTCGGCGCTGGAAGAGCGCGTGGCACACGGCAAGGCGCGGATGGAGGAACTCCAGACCCGCGTGGATGAACTTGACAGCCAGGTCCGCGGCACGCTCGAAAGCCTGCCTAACCGGCTTGACGCCTCCGTGCCCGATGGGGCGGATGAAAGTGCGAACGTGGAAGTGCACCGCAATGGCGTGGTGCGCGAATTCAGCTTCACCCCGCGTGAGCATTTTGAACTCGGTGAAGCCCTCGGCCTGATGGATTTCGAGACCGCATCGCGCCTGTCGGGTGCGCGGTTCGTGGTGCTGCGTGGCGCGCTCGCCCGCATGGAGCGTGCGCTCGGTCAGTTCATGCTCGACCTGCACACCACCGATAACGGCTACGAGGAAACTGCCGTGCCGGTGCTGGTCAATAACGAGGCCATGTACGGCACCGACAAGCTGCCCAAATTTGCCGACCAGTCCTTCCGCACCGAAGATGGCCGCTGGCTCATCCCCACCGCCGAGGTGCCGCTGACGGCCAGCGTTTCGGGCCAGATCCTGCCCGCCAATGTGCTGCCGCGCAGGCTGGTGGCCCTTTCCTCATGCTTCCGCAGCGAGGCGGGGGCGGCAGGACGTGATACGCGCGGCATGCTGCGCCAGCACCAGTTCCAGAAGGTGGAGATGGTCAGCATCACCACGCCCGAGGAAAGCGACGCCGAGCACGAGCGCATGACCCGCTGTGCCGAGATGGTGCTAAAGAAGCTGGGCATTCCCTATCGCCGCCTGCTGCTATGCGCGGGCGATACCGGCTTTGGCGCGGCCAAGACCTTCGACCTCGAGGCCTGGCTGCCCGGTCAGAAGGCCTGGCGCGAGATCTCGTCGTGTTCCACCACGCGCGACTTTCAGGCCCGGCGCATGAATGCCCGCTACCGCGCGGCCGACGGCAAGCCCGCCTTCGTGCACACGCTCAACGGGTCCGGCCTTGCGGTGGGCCGCACGCTGATTGCGGTGATGGAAAACTACCAGAACGAGGATGGCAGCATCACCGTACCGGAGGTGCTGCGGCCTTATATGGGTGGAATTGAAGTCATCCGCTGA
- the tatC gene encoding twin-arginine translocase subunit TatC — MDAQDENPNPDAIDDQPMPLLEHLVELRRRLLWSMVSFVACFAVCYYYSEQIYFFLAKPLGDIMRQKGEQPHLIYTALYEAFFTYMKVAFFGAACLSFPMVAVQAWIFIAPGLYRSEKRAFAPFLVATPIMFALGAALAYYFIFPAAWKFFLSFQTADGQDGLQIELQAKVSEYLSLVMKLILAFGMAFELPVVLTLMARVGLVTSKGLAKVRRYAYVGAFVAAAILTPPDVITQTGLAVPLIGLYEISILCARLVEPRRPPEETEETP; from the coding sequence ATGGACGCCCAAGACGAAAACCCGAACCCGGACGCCATTGATGACCAGCCCATGCCGCTGCTCGAGCACCTTGTTGAACTGCGGCGCAGGCTGCTGTGGTCGATGGTGTCGTTCGTGGCGTGCTTTGCGGTCTGCTACTACTATTCCGAGCAGATCTACTTCTTCCTCGCCAAGCCGCTGGGCGACATCATGCGCCAGAAAGGCGAGCAGCCGCACCTGATCTATACCGCGCTGTACGAGGCCTTCTTTACTTACATGAAGGTCGCCTTCTTTGGCGCGGCCTGCCTGTCCTTCCCCATGGTGGCGGTGCAGGCGTGGATCTTTATCGCACCCGGCCTGTACCGCAGCGAGAAGCGGGCCTTTGCGCCCTTCCTCGTTGCCACGCCCATCATGTTCGCGCTTGGCGCGGCGCTGGCCTATTATTTCATCTTCCCCGCCGCGTGGAAGTTCTTCCTGTCGTTCCAGACGGCGGACGGGCAGGACGGCCTGCAGATCGAACTTCAGGCCAAGGTGTCGGAATATCTTTCGCTGGTGATGAAGCTGATCCTGGCGTTCGGCATGGCGTTCGAGCTGCCGGTGGTGCTGACGCTGATGGCCCGCGTGGGGCTGGTCACGTCAAAGGGACTGGCGAAGGTGCGCCGCTACGCCTATGTGGGCGCGTTCGTGGCCGCCGCCATCCTGACCCCGCCCGATGTCATTACCCAGACCGGCCTGGCCGTGCCGCTGATCGGGCTGTACGAAATTTCCATTCTCTGCGCCCGCCTTGTCGAGCCGCGCAGACCGCCTGAAGAAACCGAGGAGACCCCCTGA